A stretch of DNA from Bacillus sp. NP157:
CAGTGCGCCGCGACCCCATCGGCGACCGTGCCTACGGCGTGGCCGACGAGGCGGGCCTCACCGCGGTCGGCTGCCTGGCCTTCCTCGATCCGCCGAAGGACTCGGCGGCGACGGCGATCCGCGCGCTGCACCACCACGGCGTGGCGGTGAAGGTGATCACCGGCGACAACGAAGCGGTGACGAAGAAGATCTGCGCCGAGGTCGGCCTCGACGTGGCCGGCACGGCGCTCGGCCGCGACATCGAGCAGCTCGACGACGAGGCACTGGACGCGATGGTCGACAGCACCACCGTGTTCGCCAAGATGTCGCCGGTGCAGAAGGCCCGCGTGGTCAAGGCGCTGCAGCGCCGTGGCCACACCGTGGGTTTCCTCGGCGACGGCATCAACGATGCGCCGGCGCTGCGCGATGCCGACGTGGGTATCTCGGTGGATACGGCGACGGATATCGCGAAGGAATCGGCGGACATCATCCTGCTCGAGAAGAACCTGATGGTGCTGGAGGAGGGCGTGGTCGAAGGCCGCGTCACCTTCGGCAACATCATGAAGTACATCAAGATGACCGCCAGCTCGAACTTCGGCAACGTGTTCAGCGTGCTGGTGGCGAGCGCGTTCCTGCCGTTCCTGCCGATGCTGCCGCTGCAGATCCTCGTGCAGAACCTGCTGTACGACCTCTCGCAGCTGTCCATCCCGTTCGATCGCATGGACGAGGAATACCTGCGCGTGCCGCGCAAGTGGGATGCGGGTGACATCGGTCGGTTCATGGTCTGGATCGGCCCGGTGAGCTCGGTGTTCGACATCACCACGTTCTGGCTGATGTGGCATGTGTTCGGTGCGCACGACGTGGCCCACCAGTCGCTGTTCCAGTCCGGCTGGTTCATCGAAGGCCTGTTGTCGCAGACCCTCGTGGTGCACATGATCCGCACGCGCCGCATCCCGTTCCTGCGCAGCATGGCCTCCGCGCCGGTGCTTGCCCTGACCGTGGCGATCATGCTCATCGGCATGTACATCCCGTTCTCGCCGCTGGGTGCGCGCATCGGCATGACCGGGCTGCCCGCCGCGTACTTCGGCTGGCTGGCGCTGACCCTGGTCAGCTACTGCGTGCTGACCCAGGTGGTGAAGACGTTGTACATACGGCGGTATAACCGCTGGCTCTGAGGCCAATCCCGGCTGGGGTTTGTGGCGGAAAACTTTCGCGCGCAGGCGCGCTCCTACAATGGTTGGCGTAACGTGGCTACGTTGCGCCAACCATTGGCCCGACATACGCATCGAAGCGGAAACGGTGGAATAGCAGCTCCTCAACCACGGAGCCAACGCCGATGCTTCGCAATACCCTCGCTGTCCTGTTCCTCACCGTGCCGGTTGCCGCCTTTGCCGCCGATACGCCGCCCGCCCGTTTCGTCGATGCCACCGACTGGCCTGCTTCCGAGGCCGGCCTCGATCGCTTCCTCGAAGCCGAGGCGAAACTCAACGCCGGTTTCGACAAGGTCTGCGGCGACACCTTCTGCGAAGGTGAATTCCACAACCTCCGCCCGATGCAGCTGCGCTGCTCCGTCGATGCCGCCAAGGCCACGCTGAAGCAGTGCGTGTGGACCTTCGCGGGCACCAACGCCACCGTCAACCCGAAGAGCGGCGCGGTCCAGGTGGCCGCCAAAACCTTCAAGTGCAAGCTGCTCCTCGCCAAGGGCACCCCGGTCGACAGCTTCTACGCCATGGTGGACGGCGAAGACCCGCTGAACGCCAAGCTGCCGATGGCCCACGTCTCGATCTACGACGGCCTGGCCAGCTGCCTCAACTGATCCGTCGTCGCTAGCGACACCTCTCCACCGCACGTAATGCACGATTCACCGCCAGCCCGCTGGCGGTGAATCGTCGTTCGTCGCCCCGGCCCTAGCGAGTCGCCTCCGCGGTCATCGGCAGGTCCGCGTCGCTCCAGCCGCCACCGACCGCACGGATCAGACTCGCACTGGCCAGCAGGCGGTCGCGCTTCACCTGCAGGGATGCCTGCGCGTTCGACAGCGCCGTGGCCTGCGCGGTCACCACGGTGGTGTAGTCCACCGTGCCGGCCTGGTATTCGTTGCGAGCAACGCCCTCGGCCTGCCGGGCCAGGCGTAGCGCGTCGTCCTGGGCCACCGCCTGGTCGCCGAGCACGCGCAGCGTCGACAGTTCGTCCTCCACGTCCTGGAACGCCGCCAGCACCGTCTGCCGGTAGTTCGCCACGCTCTGGTCGTAACCCGCGCGGGCCTCGGCCACCTGGGCGGAGCGCGCGCCTCCATCGACCAGGGTCTCGCTGGCCGACGCCGCCAGCGACCAGATCGCGTTGCCCGCACTGAACAGCTTGCCCAGGCCGGAATAGCCCGCTTCGCCGGTAAGGCTCAGCGTGGGATACCACGCGGCCTGCGCCACGCCGATCAACGCGTTCTGCTGTTGCATCGTCCGCTCGGCCTCGGCGATGTCGGGGCGCCGCTGCAACAGGCTCGACGGCAGCATCCCGGGCACGCTGGGCAGGGCGATCTCCAGCGGCTTCACCGCGATCGACACCTCCGACGGCGGCTTGCCGACCAGCAGGGCGATGGCATGCTCGTACTGCGCGCGCAACTGGCCGGTGGCGATGGCCGACGCGCGTGCCGTGGCGAGCTGGGTCTGTGCGGTGATCACGTCGGCGCGCGACACGGTGCCGGCGGCGTACTGGTTCTGGGTGATGGCGAGGCTGCGCTCGTAGGCTTTCGTCGTTTCGTCCAGCAGCTGCGCGAGCGAATCCTGGTAGCGCAGCTCCATGTAGTCGCTCACCAGCTCGGCCTGGGCGGAGAGCGTGAGGTCGGCCAGCTCGGCGGCACTGGCCTGCGCGGCGGCCTTGTCGCTCTCGACCTGGCGACGCACCTTGCCCCACAGGTCCGGCTCCCACGAGCCGCTGAGCTCGACCCCGCGCGTGGAGCGCGTCGTCGCCGTGCCGGCCGAGCCCGAGCTGCCGCCCGAGCGCTGCCGGCTCGCACTCGGGGTCAGCGACACCGTGGGCGAGTAGCCGGCGCGGGCCTCGGCCACCACCGCGGTGGCCTGGCGATACGCCGCCTCGGACGCCTTCAGGTTCTGGTTGTTCACCGCCACCTGTGCGACCAGGTCGTCGAGGTCCCTGTCGCCGTACACCGACCACCACGCGCCGCGTGGCACGCCGTCACCAGGCTGCGCGGCCTGCCAGCCCGCTGGCGCCTCCTTGAAGGCTACGGGCGCGGGCGCGGGCGGACGCACGTAATCGGGGCCCACGGCACAGGCGGCGAGGGCGGCCGTCGAGGCGGCGATGAGGAGTGGGCGGGTCAGCATGTTCATGCGGCGGTATCCGGCAGGGCCGTGCCCGGGAAAACCCGGTGCCAGAAGCCCTTTGAGCGGTGGCGGAGGCGATCGATGTACAGGTACACGACGGGCGTGGTGTAGAGCGTCAGCAGCTGGCTCACGACCAGGCCACCGATGATGGAGATGCCGAGCGGACGGCGCAGTTCGGCGCCCATGCCATGGTCGAGCACCAGCGGCAGCGCGCCGAGCAGGGCCGCGCAGGTGGTCATCAGGATCGGCCGGAAGCGCAGCTGGCAGGCGCGCTCGATCGCCTCGAGCGGCGACAGGCCTTCGTTACGCTCGGCATCCAGCGCGAAGTCGACCATCATGATCGCGTTCTTCTTCACGATGCCGATCAGCAGGAACACGCCGATGAGCGCGATGACGCTGAACTCGGTGTTGGTCAGCAGCAAGGCGAGCACCGCGCCGACGCCGGCCGACGGCAGGGTGGACAGGATGGTCAGCGGATGCACGTAGCTCTCGTAGAGGATGCCCAGCACGGCATACACCGCCAGCAGCGCGGCGCCGATCAGCCAGGGCATGGTCGCGATGATCGATTGCGAGCGTCCCGCGGTGCCGCTGAACGAACCGCGGATCGCGACCGGCATGCGGATGTCGCTGGACGCCTTCTCGATGGCGGCGGTGGCGTCTTCCAGGTTGGCGCCGGGCGCGAGGTTGAACGAGATCGTCGCCGCCACGGCCTGGCCCTGGTGGGCCACCTGCACCGGCGTGTTCGCCGAGGTGAGCTTCGCGAAGGCGCTGAGCGGCACCATCGTGCTCGCCCCGGTGCTCACCGCCGCACCGCTGGAGGTGCCGCCGCTGGTGGAGATGCTATTGGTCGCGGCATTGGTCACCGAGGCGCTGGTGCTGGTCGTCGTGGACGAGGAAGAGACCGTGCGCGACGTCGCATTCGTGGACGACGAGCCGCTGG
This window harbors:
- a CDS encoding efflux transporter outer membrane subunit: MNMLTRPLLIAASTAALAACAVGPDYVRPPAPAPVAFKEAPAGWQAAQPGDGVPRGAWWSVYGDRDLDDLVAQVAVNNQNLKASEAAYRQATAVVAEARAGYSPTVSLTPSASRQRSGGSSGSAGTATTRSTRGVELSGSWEPDLWGKVRRQVESDKAAAQASAAELADLTLSAQAELVSDYMELRYQDSLAQLLDETTKAYERSLAITQNQYAAGTVSRADVITAQTQLATARASAIATGQLRAQYEHAIALLVGKPPSEVSIAVKPLEIALPSVPGMLPSSLLQRRPDIAEAERTMQQQNALIGVAQAAWYPTLSLTGEAGYSGLGKLFSAGNAIWSLAASASETLVDGGARSAQVAEARAGYDQSVANYRQTVLAAFQDVEDELSTLRVLGDQAVAQDDALRLARQAEGVARNEYQAGTVDYTTVVTAQATALSNAQASLQVKRDRLLASASLIRAVGGGWSDADLPMTAEATR